Proteins encoded by one window of Phycisphaerae bacterium:
- a CDS encoding site-specific DNA-methyltransferase translates to MLKLDEIHCGDCIELLTQAKAEGLKVDLVFADPPFNIGYEYDTYRDNKDYDDYVAWTDRWIAACRGVLADHGSFYIAIGDEFAAEIRIAARKADLHLRNWIIWHYTFGQSTKQKFARAHTHIFYFVADPKNFIFNDLSVRVPSARQLIYADARANPKGKMPDDVWRYSRVCGTFKERVGWHNCQMPLKLLGRIVKASSDPGNLVLDPFSGSGTTATAAAILGRRYLGLELSENYARMARARIAETLALGHTDINDFEEGDIFEKTIPQPTRQRNHRTKTAEQMALDLEE, encoded by the coding sequence ATGCTCAAACTCGATGAAATTCACTGCGGCGATTGTATTGAGTTGCTGACCCAGGCGAAGGCTGAGGGGCTGAAGGTGGATCTGGTGTTCGCCGATCCGCCGTTCAACATCGGCTATGAGTACGACACCTATCGGGACAACAAGGATTATGACGACTACGTGGCCTGGACCGACCGGTGGATCGCGGCGTGCCGCGGCGTCCTGGCCGATCACGGGTCGTTCTATATCGCCATCGGGGATGAATTCGCGGCTGAGATCCGGATCGCCGCCCGCAAAGCCGATCTGCACCTGAGAAACTGGATCATCTGGCACTACACCTTCGGGCAGTCCACCAAGCAGAAGTTCGCCCGGGCCCACACCCATATCTTCTACTTCGTGGCCGACCCCAAGAACTTTATTTTCAACGACTTATCTGTCCGCGTGCCATCGGCGCGGCAGCTTATCTACGCCGACGCGCGGGCCAACCCCAAGGGCAAGATGCCCGACGACGTGTGGCGGTACTCGCGGGTGTGCGGCACGTTCAAGGAGCGGGTCGGCTGGCATAACTGCCAGATGCCGCTCAAGCTCCTGGGCCGGATCGTCAAGGCCTCGAGCGACCCCGGCAACCTGGTGCTCGATCCGTTTTCCGGCTCCGGGACGACGGCCACCGCAGCGGCGATCCTTGGGCGACGGTACCTGGGGCTGGAACTTTCCGAGAACTACGCCCGGATGGCCCGGGCCCGCATCGCTGAGACCCTCGCCCTCGGCCACACCGACATCAACGACTTCGAAGAGGGCGATATCTTCGAGAAGACGATTCCCCAGCCGACGCGGCAGCGCAACCACCGCACGAAAACCGCTGAGCAGATGGCCCTCGACCTGGAAGAATGA